Within the Planctomycetota bacterium genome, the region CGCGGTTCACCGGCCTGATCGGCCGCACGCCACACGACGAAATCGTGCGAGTGCGGATCGATCGCGTGAAACAGTTGCTCACCGAGACCGATTTACCCTTGGCGGCGATTGCCGAGCGGGCGGGTTACCGGCACGTCGAATACCTGACCGTCGCGTTCAAACGCGAGACTGGCACACTGCCGACCGAGTTTCGAGGGAACAAGGTGAAGGCGGAATGATGAGTGCTGAGTGATGAATGGCAAGTTCTCGCTGGAAGCAACGAGTTCTGAAGTGCCTTTAGCCTGACTCCGTGTTCATCAAGTTTCTTGTGGCTGCGCCACCCTGGTTGCTGGCGCAACCAGGGCCACCCCGAATCTGGTCACGCACTCAACCACTGGGTGGCCTCGGTTGCGAAGCAACCGAGGTCGCGTCAGCGACAAGAAACCATTGTTGTGCGTTCACTGAATGGAGATACTGCCGAAGGCATCTGTCTTCGCATAGGCATTTCCGAGCTGGTCGATACTTAATGGTCCAAAAGCGTCACGTCGTCGATGACCAACTTTACGTTCACTTCATTACTTTCTCGGTTTATCGAAAGCGCAAGCTCCTTTCCCGTGACGTTCCTAAGCGATTTGTTCTTGGCACGTTGAATCGTCAGCTCAAGGAATTCGGTGCGGCTTGCATAGGGTTTGTGATCATGCCAGATCATGTACACGCGCTCATTTGGCTACCCAAAACGCATCAACTAGCCAAGTTCATGCGAGCCTGGAAGCGCTCATCGAGCATGCAGATTCGGAACTGGTTGCAGAAGCGAGCTCCGGAATACTGCTTAGCTGCCGGGGAGAGTCCGAGGTTCTGGCAGCCCAAGTATTATGCGTTTGAGATCTATGAACCTGACAAACTGCACGAAAAGCTGGTCTACATGCACAACAATCCCGTGAAGGCCGGACTTGTAGAGCAGGCGACCGATTGGCGCTGGAGTTCGGCGCGCTGGTATGATCAGCAACGTACCGTCGGTGTGCCGATTACCTGGATTGACTAGATACTAGCTTGACGCCGTGTTCATCGAGTTTCTTGTGGCTGCGCCACCCTGGTTGCTGGCGCAATCAGGGCCACTCCATGTTTGGGGTCCGACGCGACAGCAGCTTACTCCCTGTTGCGATTGTGCTTGCCGCGGCGCTTGGCCGGCTTGCCGGTGGGCTTGCTGCCGCGTTTTTCGTGCTTGGCGGGGCGGGGACGTTTGCTGCCACGCGGTTCGTGACGCTGGCCGCCGTGCTTGGCGTCCTGGGGGCGTCCCAGGTCGCGCACCAAGCGCAAGTCGAGCACGCGCCGCTCGATGTCGACTCGGGCGATCTTCACTCGCACCCGATCCCCCAACCGGTACTGATTGCCGTGACGGCGGCCGGTCAGCGAATGGGTCGCCTTGTCGTACATGTACCGGTCGTCTTCCAACGACGTGACGTGAATCAGCCCTTCGGCCGGCAGCTCGATCCCTTGGGCGAACAAGCCGAACGATTCGACGCCGGTCAGCACGGCGTCCATCTCTTCGCCAATGCGGTCCTGCATGTACGTCAGCAGCTTGATCTTGACCAGCTCGCGCTCGGCGTCCTCGGCGCGGCGCTCGTTGGCCGAGCAGTGCTGACCTTGAACCATCAACTCGGTCTCGTCGCTGGCCGCTTTGCCCTTGTGAACGAGCGAATTGACCAAGCGATGAATCGTCAGGTCCGGGTAGCGGCGGATCGGGCTGGTGAAGTGACAATAACACTTGCTGGCCAGCGCGAAGTGACCTTCCTCGACGGGGCTGTACTCGGCCCGCTGCAAACTGCGCAGCACGGCGTAGTTCACGGCATATTGCTCGGGCTGTCCCGCGACGTCTTTCAGCAACTGCTGTAGCTCGAAGCGGCTGTGCATCCCTTCGGTCTCGAAGCCGAGCGCGGTCATGAACTCGTTGAGCGCCTTGAGCTTTAGCGGCGACGGCGCGGCGTGGACGCGCCGCAGGAACGCCACCCCGGCGTCGGCCAGCTTCTCGGCCACCGCTTCGTTGGCGGCCAGCATGAACTCTTCGATGATCTGATGGCTGACCGTATTTTCGACGCGGACGGCGCCGGTCACCTGGCCGCTCTTGTCGAGCTTGACCTTGATTTCTTGCATGGTCAGCTCGAGCGCCCCACGCTTGATTCGCCGCCCGCGCAGAATCATCGCCAGCTCGTGCATCCGCCCCAGAAGCGAGTGTACCTCGGGCGTCACTTTCTCGCGCCAGGCCTCGGGATTTGCCAGGTACTCGTCGACTTCTTCATAGGTGAACCGCCGCCGGCTGCGAATGGCGGCCGAGTGCAACTCAACGCCGGTGCGAATCCCCTCGGGCGAGAAGTCGATGAACGCCGTCTTCACATACCGAACTTTGTCGGGCTGAAGACTGGCCAGGCCGTTCGAGATCAGCTCGGGCAGCATCGGGATGACGCGATCAGGCAAGTAAACACTCGTGGCGCGCCCGTACGCTTCGCGATCGAGCGCGCTGCCCGGCCGCACAAAGTGGGACACGTCGGCGATATGCACGCCCAAGCGCCAGTGCCCTTCCGAGTTGCAGGCCAGCGAAATCGCGTCGTCAAAGTCGCGAGCGTCGATCGGGTCGATGGTGATGATCACCTCGCCAGTCAGATCAGTGCGCCCCGGCGGAATTGATTCGTCGAACCGGTCGGCTTCGGCCCGGGCGTCTTGCAACGTCTCGTCATCGAACTCGTCGGGCAGGTCGAACTGCCGAATCACCGTCAACGTGTCGATGCCCGGTTGACCGCGCGCGCCCAGTACTTCGACGATCACCGCTTCGCCGTCCTGCCACTGAGTGGGGAAGCGGAGCATCTCGATCACGACTTGGTCGTCGGTCTGGACCGTGTGAGCGCCCGGGTCGCCGACCGCGATTGGCCGATTGAACAACGTGCCGTTGACTTGCACAAACGCGCTGCCGCCGGCCTCGAAATAGCTGCCGACAAAGCGGCGCGTCTGGCGTTCGACGATCTCGACAATCTCGCCACGCAAGCCGCCGAAGCGACCGTCGCGCTTGCCGCCACCTTTCTTCTTGGCGCGGACCAACACCACGTCGCCAGTGGCCGCGTCGAGTGAGTCTTCCTGGGCGATATAAATGTCGCGATCGCGCCCTTCGCTCGGCGCGGTATTGGCGGGCCGCACGAAGCCAAAGCCCCCTTGTGCCCGGCGAAATGTTCCGGTGATCGTCTCGCCGCGATGTTTGGTCTTCTGCTGGCGATCGTGCAACTCGTGCTGGCTGAGGCCCGGCGGGCCGACGCGGTGCTTGGCGCCGAACTTCAGCTTGCCTTGCTTGACCAGTCGCTTGACCACCCGGCGAAACGCCACCGTGTCCTCTTCCGAGACATTGAGCTGCTCGGCCAACACTCGCGGCTTGACCGGCCGGTAATTCTCTTGATTGACAAAGGCCACGATGGCCTCTTCCCAAGGTTCACGCTTGGAATTCTGTTCACTCATAAAACTGACTTACTCTGAGACTTTCTGACCTCGCTGGAGGTCGATGCGGAAAATATTTTGATGTGCGCGGCTTGCGCGACAAACACACCTCCCTTGCAGGGAGGGGCAGGGGGGAGGGTAAATGCGTTGGTGGCCAATGGACACTGCGCTCAGAGCCCTTGCTCATTTGCGCGATGCGTTTTGGCCTGCGACGTTTTCACCCTCACCCGCTCGCGTTGCTCGCGCGCGACATTGCTTTCAGCTTGACGCGGGACCCTCATCCGGCGGCTAGCGCCGCCACCTTCTCCCGGGGGGAGAAGGGTTCGCCCGGTGTCGCGCACGCCGCTGAGTTTTGTCACCCGCCGAATTATCGAATGACCTACCGGCCGTTATTGTCTTCGGTCGGAGCGCCTTTGAACAGCTTGCGCGCGAGCGCCTGGTTGAAACTGGTCCAGGGGCTGTCCAGGTTCGGATCGTCACGCATCAACTGGGCGAACGAATGGATCCGAGCGTCCATCGTGTCCAGCAAATTGAGCGCCATGGCTTCCAGGGTCATCGGCAGCTTGGGGCTGCCATACTCGTACTGACCATGGTGCGAAACGATCATGTGCTTGAGCCTGAGCGCCATTTCTTGCGGGAAGGGTTCTCCCGCCAGTCGCTCGGCGTCGCGCAACTTGGCATCGAGCATGCCAACGGCCATGACGAGGTGGCCGATCAGTTGCCCTTCGTCAGTATAGCTAAAGCCCCGGTCGTAGGCCAGCTCCTCGATCTTGCCCATATCGTGCAAGAAAGCGCCCATCATCAGCAAGTCGACATCGAGCACCGGATAGCACGGCGCCACGGCGCGAACCACCTGCATCAATTGCAGCACGTGCTCGAGCAAGCCGCCGATGTAGGCGTGATGGTTCTTCACGCCGGCCGGCGCTCGGGTGAACCGACTCATGAACTCGGCATCGGTCAAAAAGCATTCGGCCAGGTTCCGCAGCGCCGGGTTCCCCAGGCTGCGCAGAATCTTGGCCACCTCGACCGCCATCCGATCGATCTCGGCCGGCGTCAACGGCATGAAATCGGCCGGATCGACTTCTTGCTCGCGCGCCCGGCAGATGTTCGTGAAGATCAGTTGGATCGCCCCCTGGTAGAGCTGGGTCGCTCCCTCGACCCGGACGAACTCCCCGTCTTCAAAGCCGCGGTAGTCTGCCTCGGTGGCGTTCCACATGCGGCCGCTGATCGAACCGGTCCGGTCCGACAGTTCAACCTGCAAGTAAAGGTTGCCGTTCCGGTTGGGGCGGAGCTGTTTTTGCGCGGCCAGAAAAATCTGGTCGATCGAGTCCTGATGCCCAAGTTCCTTGACGTTGCGCCGCGCCATGTCTTGCCTTTGCGTGAAACTCCGTTGCGTCGAAGCGATCGGGACGTGGTCCAAAGACCGCCGGCCCGACGCTTTAAGCTCATGATGATAACAGTCAACCGGCGAATGGGTAAGGTGCTGGGATTGTCGCGAACATCTTGTCGTCGATGGGGTTCTTTGATTCTGGGCGCTGCTTTAGAATGCTCGCTTTGCCCAGACCGCTCATTCACGACCGCCCAGTAGTTCAAGGACGTTGCTATGCGTTGGAGCCAGACGCTCATCCCCACCATGAAGGAAACGCCCGAAGGGGCGGAAATCCCCAGCCACATTCTCATGGTCCGCGCCGGCCTGATCGGCCAGTTGATGGCCGGGGCCTATACGTACTTGCCGCTGGGGCTCCGTGCGCTGCGCAAGGCCGAGCGCATTGTCCGCGAGGAAATGGACAAGGCCGGCGCTGTCGAAGTGCTGATGCCGGCGCTGACGCCGATTCAGCTTTGGGAGCGGACCGGCCGCGTCGAAGCGTTCGGCAACGTCCTGATCAACTTTAAGGTGCGTCGCCAGAACAAACAGGTTCACATGGCCCTCGGTCCCACGCACGAGGAAGTGATCACCGATCTCGTGGCGCACCATGTGAATAGCTATCGCCAACTGCCGATCACGCTTTATCAAATTCAGACCAAGTTCCGCAACGAGGAACGCCCCCGTTTCGGCGTGCTGAGGACCAGCGAGTTCCTGATGAAGGACGCCTACAGCTTCGACACCTCGATCGAAGGGCTGAACGCCAGCTACGACAAGATGTACGCCGCCTATTGCCGCATCTTCAGCCGCGCAGGCTTGAAGTACCTGGCCGTCGAAGCCGAGAGCGGGCCGATCGGCGGCGACGCCAGTCACGAGTTCATGGTCGTGGCCGAGCACGGTGAAGACCAGGTCGTCCACTGCGAATCGTGCGGCTATGCCGCCAACCTGGAACGGGCCGACATCGGCGAGCGGAAACCGCCGGCCGCCAAGGCCGAGGCGGGCCCGTTGATCAAGGTCGACACGCCGCAGGTCGGCAGCATCGACGCGGTCTGCAAGTTGCTCAAATGCCAGTCCGCCGAAATGGTCAAGACGCTCATTTATGTTGCCGACGGCAAACCGGTGGCTATCCTGGTGCGCGGCGATCACGACGCGAACGAAGGGAAGGTCCGCCGCGCGCTGAAGGCCACGAAGCTCGAAATGGCACCGGCCGACGTGGTGCAACAAGTCACCGGCGCGCCGGTCGGCTTTGCCGGCCCGGTCGGCCTGAACGTGAACATGTGGGCCGACAAGGACGTGGCCGCAATGGTGCAAGCCGTCGTTGGCGCGAACGAAGGAGACAAGCACTACACCGGCGCGAAGCTGGGGCGCGATTTCAATCTGCCAGCCGGGCAGTTCGCCGATCTGCGCAATGCAACTGAGGGCGATCCTTGCCATCGCTGTCAAAAGCCGCTGGCCATTCGCCACGCCATCGAAATTGGCCACGTCTTCAAGCTGGGGACCAAGTATTCCGAATCGCTCGACGCCCGCTTCCTTGACGCCAAGGAGCAGCAGCACGCGATCATCATGGGCTGCTACGGGATCGGCGTGAATCGGATCCTCGCGTCGTTGATCGAAAGCAATCACGACGAGAACGGCATCATTTGGCCGATGTCGCTGGCGCCGTACGAGGTCATCGTTTCGCCGTTGAATGCCGGCCAGGCCGATGTGATGCAAGCGGCCGAGTCGCTTTACAAAGAGCTGCAACACGCCGGCGTTGACGTGCTGCTCGACGATCGCGACCAGCGGCCGGGCGTGAAGTTCAAAGACGCCGACCTGATCGGCATTCCGCTGCGCGTGGTGGTCGGCGGTCGCAGCCTGAAAGACGGCCAACTCGAAATCAAGTGGCGCAACCAGCCCGAGCCGAGCCAGATTCCGCTGGCCGGCGCGGCCGCCAAGATTGCCGAGCTGGTCAAGGCCCAGCGAGACGTCAATGCCTGAGCCCGACGCCACCAGCGATGCGACTCACGCGATCCCCGCACCGGGTGACAAGCCAGCACTGGCCGCCAAGCCAGCTTTGAGTCGCAACGTCAAGGTGCTGGGCTGGTGCAGTCTGTTGAACGACATCTCGAGTGAGATGACGTTCCCGCTGTTGCCGCAATTCGTCACGCACGTGCTGCACGGCACGGCAGTCGACCTGGGCTGGATTCAAGGGCTGGCCGATTCGGTGGCGAGCTTACTGAAGCTCACGTCCGGCGGCCTGTCCGATCGGATCGGCGCTCGCAAGCCGCTAGTGATCCTGGGCTATGGGCTGACGGCACTGGTGCGACCGTTGGCGGGGCTGGCGACGTTGCCTTGGCATCTGACGGCCACATACGTGACCGATCGACTGGGCAAGGGGATTCGCACCACGCCGCGCGACGCCCTGATCGCCGAGACGACCGCGCCGAGTCAACTGGGCCGGGCGTTCGGCTTTCAGCGGGCGATGGACCATCTGGGGGCGTCGATCGGCCCGCTGATTTCCACGGCCGTGCTGGCGCTGATGCACAGCAATCCCGTGGCCGTGCGCTGGTTGTTCTTTGGAACGATCATTCCAGGGATCGGCGTGGTGCTGTTGCTGCGGTTCGGCCTGCAAGATGTGCCACCGCACGAGCTTCACGACAAGAAGTTCTCGCTCAGCTTGAAGCCCTTCGATGGAAACTTCCGGCTGTTTCTGCTGGCGATGTTGATCTTCACGCTGGGCAATTCGAGCGACATGTTTCTGCTCAAGCGCGCCGAAGATTTGGGGATGCCGGGGTGGCAGATTCCGTTGCTCTGGCTGGCACTGCATCTGGTGAAAAGTTCCGGCAGCATCGCCGCCGGCGCGGTCGTGAACCGGCTGGGGGCGCGACCGATGATCGTCGCCGGCTGGGCGATCTATGCGTGTGTCTATCTGACGATGGCGTTTCTGACCAGCGCGTGGCAAGTCTGGCCGGTGTTTCTCGTCTATGGCATTTACTACGCCGTGACCGAACCGATTGAAAAGAAGTTCGTGGCCGATCTAGCCGGACGCGAGCGGAAGAGCATCGCCTATGGCTGGTACAACTTCGCGATGGGGCTTGGCGCGTTGCCGGCCAGCGTGCTGTTCGGGTATTTGTACGAAAGTCTCGGCGCGCTGACTGCATTCGGTTTCGGCGCAGGCATGGCCGCCGTCGCGGCGGGGTTGTTGACGCTGGTGCGCGCGCCGCGGCCAGAAGTTTCTCACGCTTAGCGGTCAAACTATGGGCCAGCCTTCACCACATGCTCCGGTCGTACGCCTGGTCGCGGTGATCACGCGCCATGCCGAAGCGCTGTCCTGGGCCGAGCAAACGC harbors:
- a CDS encoding transposase, yielding MVQKRHVVDDQLYVHFITFSVYRKRKLLSRDVPKRFVLGTLNRQLKEFGAACIGFVIMPDHVHALIWLPKTHQLAKFMRAWKRSSSMQIRNWLQKRAPEYCLAAGESPRFWQPKYYAFEIYEPDKLHEKLVYMHNNPVKAGLVEQATDWRWSSARWYDQQRTVGVPITWID
- the rnr gene encoding ribonuclease R, whose product is MSEQNSKREPWEEAIVAFVNQENYRPVKPRVLAEQLNVSEEDTVAFRRVVKRLVKQGKLKFGAKHRVGPPGLSQHELHDRQQKTKHRGETITGTFRRAQGGFGFVRPANTAPSEGRDRDIYIAQEDSLDAATGDVVLVRAKKKGGGKRDGRFGGLRGEIVEIVERQTRRFVGSYFEAGGSAFVQVNGTLFNRPIAVGDPGAHTVQTDDQVVIEMLRFPTQWQDGEAVIVEVLGARGQPGIDTLTVIRQFDLPDEFDDETLQDARAEADRFDESIPPGRTDLTGEVIITIDPIDARDFDDAISLACNSEGHWRLGVHIADVSHFVRPGSALDREAYGRATSVYLPDRVIPMLPELISNGLASLQPDKVRYVKTAFIDFSPEGIRTGVELHSAAIRSRRRFTYEEVDEYLANPEAWREKVTPEVHSLLGRMHELAMILRGRRIKRGALELTMQEIKVKLDKSGQVTGAVRVENTVSHQIIEEFMLAANEAVAEKLADAGVAFLRRVHAAPSPLKLKALNEFMTALGFETEGMHSRFELQQLLKDVAGQPEQYAVNYAVLRSLQRAEYSPVEEGHFALASKCYCHFTSPIRRYPDLTIHRLVNSLVHKGKAASDETELMVQGQHCSANERRAEDAERELVKIKLLTYMQDRIGEEMDAVLTGVESFGLFAQGIELPAEGLIHVTSLEDDRYMYDKATHSLTGRRHGNQYRLGDRVRVKIARVDIERRVLDLRLVRDLGRPQDAKHGGQRHEPRGSKRPRPAKHEKRGSKPTGKPAKRRGKHNRNRE
- a CDS encoding HD domain-containing protein encodes the protein MARRNVKELGHQDSIDQIFLAAQKQLRPNRNGNLYLQVELSDRTGSISGRMWNATEADYRGFEDGEFVRVEGATQLYQGAIQLIFTNICRAREQEVDPADFMPLTPAEIDRMAVEVAKILRSLGNPALRNLAECFLTDAEFMSRFTRAPAGVKNHHAYIGGLLEHVLQLMQVVRAVAPCYPVLDVDLLMMGAFLHDMGKIEELAYDRGFSYTDEGQLIGHLVMAVGMLDAKLRDAERLAGEPFPQEMALRLKHMIVSHHGQYEYGSPKLPMTLEAMALNLLDTMDARIHSFAQLMRDDPNLDSPWTSFNQALARKLFKGAPTEDNNGR
- a CDS encoding proline--tRNA ligase: MRWSQTLIPTMKETPEGAEIPSHILMVRAGLIGQLMAGAYTYLPLGLRALRKAERIVREEMDKAGAVEVLMPALTPIQLWERTGRVEAFGNVLINFKVRRQNKQVHMALGPTHEEVITDLVAHHVNSYRQLPITLYQIQTKFRNEERPRFGVLRTSEFLMKDAYSFDTSIEGLNASYDKMYAAYCRIFSRAGLKYLAVEAESGPIGGDASHEFMVVAEHGEDQVVHCESCGYAANLERADIGERKPPAAKAEAGPLIKVDTPQVGSIDAVCKLLKCQSAEMVKTLIYVADGKPVAILVRGDHDANEGKVRRALKATKLEMAPADVVQQVTGAPVGFAGPVGLNVNMWADKDVAAMVQAVVGANEGDKHYTGAKLGRDFNLPAGQFADLRNATEGDPCHRCQKPLAIRHAIEIGHVFKLGTKYSESLDARFLDAKEQQHAIIMGCYGIGVNRILASLIESNHDENGIIWPMSLAPYEVIVSPLNAGQADVMQAAESLYKELQHAGVDVLLDDRDQRPGVKFKDADLIGIPLRVVVGGRSLKDGQLEIKWRNQPEPSQIPLAGAAAKIAELVKAQRDVNA
- a CDS encoding MFS transporter, with protein sequence MPEPDATSDATHAIPAPGDKPALAAKPALSRNVKVLGWCSLLNDISSEMTFPLLPQFVTHVLHGTAVDLGWIQGLADSVASLLKLTSGGLSDRIGARKPLVILGYGLTALVRPLAGLATLPWHLTATYVTDRLGKGIRTTPRDALIAETTAPSQLGRAFGFQRAMDHLGASIGPLISTAVLALMHSNPVAVRWLFFGTIIPGIGVVLLLRFGLQDVPPHELHDKKFSLSLKPFDGNFRLFLLAMLIFTLGNSSDMFLLKRAEDLGMPGWQIPLLWLALHLVKSSGSIAAGAVVNRLGARPMIVAGWAIYACVYLTMAFLTSAWQVWPVFLVYGIYYAVTEPIEKKFVADLAGRERKSIAYGWYNFAMGLGALPASVLFGYLYESLGALTAFGFGAGMAAVAAGLLTLVRAPRPEVSHA